Proteins encoded together in one Salvelinus fontinalis isolate EN_2023a chromosome 6, ASM2944872v1, whole genome shotgun sequence window:
- the LOC129856698 gene encoding putative nuclease HARBI1, translated as MSSSPSLATEDSVTSKRSSIGLQMVCNADCVISNVVAKWPGSVHDSRIFRASEIYQCLSQGEFSGVLLGDRGYGCQPFLLTPFTDPQEAQQAYNHAHARTRARVEMTFGLLKARFHCLHKLRVSPVRACDITVACAVLHNVACLRKERAPRVPPAMDWDNPAIFPDDDSGRLLRDQYVLNYFS; from the exons atgtcttcatctccttccctggccacagaagactctgtgacatcaaagaggagttctataggattgcag atggtctgcaatgctgactgtgtgatcagcaatgttgtggcaaaatggcctggctcagtccatgactccagaatctttcgggcctctgaaatctatcagtgcctatcacaag gtgaattctctggtgtgttgctgggagacagggggtatggctgccagccttttctcctgacacctttcacagacccccaggaagcacagcaggcctacaaccatgcccatgccaggaccagggccagagttgaaatgacctttggcctcctgaaggcacgctttcactgccttcacaaattaagggtcagccctgttagggcatgtgatattactgtggcttgtgctgtcctccacaatgtggcctgcctgaggaaggagagggcccccagagtgccaccagccatggactgggacaatccggcaatcttccctgatgacgacagtggtcggctgctgagggaccaatatgtgttgaattattttagttag
- the LOC129858588 gene encoding toll-like receptor 2 type-2 — MYTHTMILLGFVWFSPTLLVILASPTPASNDKRGPCQVYNSGRSANCLGQQLDHVPWKHLPSTLERIDLSYNELHAIRVNYFSRLPHLRVLELQFNNISVIEDRAFHNNPLLEHLNIFNNSLEEIPANALRDLFNLRELLMSNNLYTQATLSADVFSRLTHLKALSMGGPLVKGLRKGDFQALRNIQLQDFAIKTSSNISYYEPGSLKVIQTGRMGFDMAIDQKPNFLPLILRDLANKTFSLIQFRNLFEFMYYLGDEDIFRGLQDIKVDSLIFHRGKFNENLMRMALFNLQVTPLKRLTLQYIDFARSPNFVDNGLGSSIKDLALSRLNLWHISNPDILRFDWRFTWFNKVRLLSIQNVNFKSVPCDAWLNMEDMEVLDISNNRLQDNILFNQRCDYRGNMPALRSFNVSTNQLTSLQDLASLTREFKQLKVLDVSHNMLGSAEKSHNCNWMQNITQVIAHHNRFKSGALQCLPTTVQFLDLSYCDLDQLDMAYFQQTISLKELLLNGNKIKFIPSGWRSRSLQSLDLDGNSFGLIGMGSFQDMPQLSRLTAGNNPFHCTCDLHAFIQDTISKGKVNITDWPENYKCYHPEALLNTAVANFFPGHVACDIRLVIIICVATTAAVVLVLMLICYIFNVPWYTKATYQILRAKYRAHQEGTSGKSQIYAYHAFISYSHPDADWVRDQLLPCLENSKPPYRLCIHERDFMPGKWIIDNIIENMESSEKVIFVLSHHFVNSDWCNYELYFAQQRAIGKTFSDVILVVKEPIDPESLPSKYCKLKKMLNTKTYLEWPQQAKQQTFFWAQLRSCLGKPTVTREQALSGRSSSVSSVGAVPVIELPLEDGKPAIAMPNLDREAELHKVVPQEIKNLSARSAEFYGQRPIPVAVPVPVLGSQQMVWKTAGPMYSQRCKMGSKLESAMEGLIRVFHSYSSKEGDKYKLSKVELKNLLQGELSDFLAASKDPMVVEKIMSDLDENKDGEVDFQEFVILVAALTVACNEFFVESLNE, encoded by the exons ATGTACACGCACACAATGATTCTACTGGGTTTTGTGTGGTTTAGTCCGACACTTCTTGTGATCCTTGCCTCACCAACCCCTGCTTCGAATGATAAGAGAGGCCCCTGTCAAGTCTACAACTCTGGCCGCTCCGCAAACTGCCTTGGTCAGCAACTGGATCATGTTCCATGGAAGCACCTCCCTTCCACGCTTGAAAGGATAGATCTCTCCTACAATGAACTTCATGCCATTCGTGTTAATTACTTTTCTCGCCTACCTCATCTTCGTGTCCTCGAGCTGCAGTTCAACAACATCTCTGTGATTGAGGACCGTGCCTTCCACAACAACCCCCTCCTGGAGCATCTTAACATCTTTAACAACTCCCTAGAGGAAATCCCTGCCAATGCCTTGCGGGACCTCTTTAATCTAAGGGAACTCCTTATGTCGAATAACCTTTACACCCAGGCCACATTGTCAGCTGACGTTTTCTCCAGATTGACCCACCTCAAGGCCCTGTCCATGGGCGGCCCCTTGGTCAAGGGTCTAAGGAAAGGGGACTTCCAGGCATTGAGGAACATTCAGCTGCAGGACTTTGCTATTAAAACTTCATCAAATATCAGTTACTATGAACCGGGTAGTCTGAAAGTGATCCAGACAGGTAGAATGGGTTTTGACATGGCCATAGATCAGAAACCAAATTTCCTACCTTTGATTCTACGAGACTTGGCCAACAAGACTTTCAGTCTCATCCAATTCAGGAACCTCTTTGAGTTCATGTATTACTTGGGAGATGAGGATATTTTCAGAGGCTTGCAAGACATCAAAGTAGATTCGCTCATCTTTCACCGTGGAAAATTCAATGAGAACCTTATGAGGATGGCTCTGTTTAATCTACAGGTCACCCCCCTTAAACGTCTGACACTTCAATACATTGACTTTGCTCGCTCACCCAACTTTGTGGATAATGGCTTGGGCTCCAGTATCAAAGACCTTGCTCTGAGTAGACTAAATCTGTG GCACATCAGCAATCCAGATATTTTGCGTTTCGACTGGCGCTTCACATGGTTCAACAAAGTCCGACTGCTGTCCATTCAGAATGTCAACTTCAAATCTGTGCCTTGCGATGCCTGGCTTAATATGGAAGACATGGAGGTTTTGGACATCTCAAACAACCGCCTGCAGGACAACATCCTCTTCAACCAGAGATGTGACTACAGGGGCAACATGCCGGCTCTTCGTTCCTTCAATGTCAGCACCAACCAACTGACCAGCCTTCAGGACTTAGCCTCCCTGACCAGGGAGTTCAAACAGTTGAAGGTCCTGGATGTCAGCCACAACATGCTGGGCTCTGCTGAGAAGAGTCACAACTGTAACTGGATGCAGAACATCACCCAGGTGATCGCTCACCACAACCGATTCAAAAGTGGTGCCCTCCAGTGTCTGCCCACCACAGTACAATTCCTGGACCTCTCGTACTGTGACCTGGACCAGCTGGACATGGCCTACTTCCAACAAACCATCAGCCTCAAGGAGCTCCTGCTCAATGGGAACAAGATCAAGTTCATCCCCTCTGGGTGGAGAAGTCGCTCCTTGCAGTCACTGGATCTGGATGGGAACTCCTTTGGGCTCATCGGCATGGGCTCCTTCCAGGACATGCCCCAGCTTTCTCGACTGACAGCAGGGAACAACCCATTCCACTGCACCTGCGACCTCCACGCCTTCATCCAGGACACAATTTCCAAGGGGAAGGTCAACATCACTGACTGGCCAGAGAACTACAAGTGTTACCATCCAGAGGCCCTGCTCAATACCGCTGTGGCAAATTTCTTCCCAGGTCATGTGGCCTGCGATATCAGACTGGTCATCATCATCTGTGtggctactactgctgctgtggtTTTAGTGTTGATGCTTATATGCTACATATTCAATGTTCCCTGGTACACCAAAGCCACATATCAGATCCTCAGAGCCAAATACAGGGCTCATCAGGAAGGAACATCTGGAAAATCACAGATCTATGCTTACCATGCATTCATCTCCTACAGCCacccagatgcagactgggtcagggaccaGTTGTTGCCCTGCTTGGAGAACAGCAAGCCCCCCTACCGACTCTGTATCCATGAGAGAGACTTCATGCCAGGAAAATGGATCATCGACAACAtcattgaaaatatggagagcagCGAAAAG GTCATATTTGTGTTGTCACACCACTTTGTGAACAGCGATTGGTGCAACTACGAGCTCTACTTTGCTCAGCAAAGAGCCATCGGCAAGACCTTCAGCGATGTTATTCTGGTGGTTAAAGAGCCCATCGACCCTGAATCTCTGCCCAGCAAGTATTGTAAGCTCAAGAAGATGCTGAACACCAAAACGTACCTAGAGTGGCCCCAGCAAGCCAAGCAGCAGACCTTCTTCTGGGCTCAACTTAGGAGCTGCCTGGGCAAGCCCACAGTGACTAGAGAGCAGGCTCTTAGTGGTAGGAGCAGCAGTGTATCCTCAGTGGGTGCTGTGCCTGTGATAGAACTTCCTCTAGAGGATGGGAAGCCAGCGATAGCTATGCCAAATTTAGACAGAGAAGCAGAGCTCCACAAAGTAGTTCCTCAGGAGATCAAAAATCTTTCAGCGAGAAGTGCAGAGTTTTATGGGCAAAGACCGATCCCTGTAGCCGTG CCGGTCCCTGTCTTGGGTTCTCAGCAGATGGTATGGAAGACAGCTGGCCCCAT gtattcaCAGCGCTGTAAAATGGGTTCCAAACTCGAGAGTGCAATGGAGGGGCTAATTCGAGTGTTCCACTCATACTCCTCAAAAGAAGGGGACAAGTACAAGCTGAGTAAAGTTGAGCTGAAGAATCTGTTGCAGGGCGAACTGAGTGACTTCCTGGCG GCAAGTAAGGACCCTATGGTAGTAGAGAAGATCATGAGTGATCTGGATGAAAACAAAGATGGCGAAGTGGACTTTCAGGAGTTTGTCATCTTGGTTGCTGCGCTGACCGTTGCCTGTAACGAGTTCTTTGTAGAGAGCCTGAATGAATGA
- the LOC129857533 gene encoding semaphorin-7A-like: protein MMNYIILATVFSMVFAEKSPRLKFIVKEPARYHFSKPENYMSVYHQEGTNVLYVGGQTVIYVLTFTDRGVRDLQIPVVTDENAKAACIAKSDPPKLECDNFITVIQKVNDTFVVCGTNAGTPKCWLLVNDTVLTDAPTNGQMAPASDISPPYPSQTSVSLSADGNLYSALSAVGRHPGSIRRTYGTQKLLKTETKWLQSPQFGGAAVIPASQKHKEEIYFFFSEINKTAMVDEEPYRSRIGRICMVDEGGIKNLLADSWTTFLKARVMCGAGSTPQQYNNIRQAFALSDVAQETRTGVIYGLFANAWDTTVICAYSIEDIDQAFATSKLKGYSSPLIGHRPGTCAFKNSTAAHNPKTLVVIRDHPEIEDVIRPVGGAPLNLPTDDHFTHTVAAIVLAVNDEHYSVLYLGTEQGKVLKVLHTIEEAFIISQYSLFHNEGPVLSMVIDSKKGHLYVGTAMEVQRILLADCGRYGDSCRECILSRDPYCGWDAARRRCTPIPAGYNISTGALTQSLDHSNASICGEAAAPKTHRTNPKQVVIDSDGPVNLPCPVRSFHATYRWEKDNCIKHYPCFIIGDSCVLEPTPDLPLKQGVFRCMATENGYKVEVVSYRLVINSGPLPASLASTLGPCLLLASATLWLL from the exons AAGAGGGCACCAATGTGCTGTACGTGGGGGGCCAGACAGTGATCTACGTGTTGACTTTCACTGACAGGGGGGTCCGCGACCTGCAG ATCCCTGTGGTAACCGATGAAAACGCAAAGGCAGCTTGCATCGCCAAATCAGACCCACCAAAG tTGGAGTGTGACAATTTCATCACAGTCATTCAGAAAGTCAATGACACTTTTGTGGTATGCGGGACAAATGCAGGAACCCCCAAATGCTGGCTGCTG GTAAATGACACTGTGCTGACTGACGCCCCCACCAATGGACAGATGGCACCAGCCTCTGACAtctcccctccctacccctcccagACGTCCGTCAGTCTGTCCGCAG atGGGAATCTATACTCTGCTCTGTCAGCAGTAGGGCGTCACCCTGGCTCTATCCGCCGGACCTACGGCACTCAGAAGCTTCTGAAGACTGAGACCAAGTGGCTGCAGA GCCCCCAGTTTGGTGGAGCAGCAGTAATACCAGCCTCTCAGAAACACAAGGAGGAGATCTACTTCTTCTTCAGTGAGATCAACAAGACGGCCATGGTGGACGAGGAGCCCTACAGGTCGCGCATTGGCCGAATCTGCATG GTGGACGAGGGGGGCATAAAGAACCTGTTGGCGGACTCGTGGACTACCTTCCTGAAGGCCAGGGTGATGTGTGGTGCGGGTAGCACCCCCCAGCAgtacaacaacatcagacaggcTTTTGCGCTGTCTGACGTGGCCCAGGAGACGAGGACCGGGGTCATTTACGGCCTGTTTGCCAACGCCTG GGACACAACAGTGATATGTGCTTACTCCATCGAGGACATTGACCAGGCCTTCGCCACATCCAAACTGAAGGGTTACAGCAGTCCTCTGATTGGACATCGCCCTGGCACA TGTGCCTTCAAGAACTCCACGGCAGCCCACAACCCTAAGACCCTAGTGGTGATCAGGGACCATCCGGAGATTGAGGACGTGATTCGTCCGGTTGGGGGTGCTCCGCTGAACCTGCCCACCGACGATCACTTCACACACACTGTCGCTGCCATTGTGTTAGCAGTAAACGACGAGCACTATAGTGTGCTGTACCtgggaacag AACAGGGGAAAGTGCTCAAGGTTCTGCACACTATCGAGGAGGCCTTTATCATATCCCAGTACTCCCTCTTCCACAACGAGGGTCCTGTTCTAAGCATGGTCATCGACTCTAAGAAG GGCCACCTTTATGTGGGCACGGCAATGGAGGTCCAGCGCATACTATTGGCTGACTGCGGTCGCTATGGAGACAGTTGCCGGGAGTGCATTCTGTCTCGGGATCCCTATTGTGGTTGGGACGCAGCCAGGAGGAGGTGCACACCCATCCCAGCTGGATACAACATCAGCACTGG GGCACTCACTCAGAGTCTGGATCATTCCAATGCCTCTATCTGTGGTGAAGCTGCTG CACCGAAGACCCATAGGACAAACCCCAAACAGGTGGTGATTGACTCGGACGGCCCCGTTAACCTCCCCTGCCCCGTGCGCTCCTTTCACGCCACCTACCGCTGGGAGAAGGACAACTGTATCAAGCACTACCCCTGCTTCATCATTGGAGACTCCTGTGTGCTGGAACCCACCCCTGACCTGCCCCTTAAGCAGGGGGTGTTCCGCTGCATGGCCACGGAGAACGGCTACAAGGTGGAGGTGGTCTCCTACAGGCTGGTGATCAACAGTGGGCCTCTGCCTGCCTCCTTGGCCTCTACCCTGGGGCCATGCCTCCTGCTTGCCTCAGCCACCCTCTGGCTCCTGTAA